In one window of Halomarina pelagica DNA:
- a CDS encoding HalOD1 output domain-containing protein yields MDSPPRAESIRPSVALVERIAELEGADPLELDPPLHDVVDSDALDDLCASSPADLAVSFEYRGYLVRVESDGTVDVRGEPAAEVHSGESAGRSLRAFSD; encoded by the coding sequence ATGGATTCACCGCCGAGAGCCGAGTCGATACGCCCGAGTGTCGCGCTCGTCGAACGCATCGCCGAACTCGAGGGGGCCGACCCCCTCGAACTCGACCCACCGCTCCACGACGTCGTCGACTCCGACGCGCTCGACGACCTCTGCGCGTCGAGCCCCGCCGACCTCGCCGTCTCCTTCGAGTACCGCGGCTACCTCGTTCGCGTCGAGAGCGACGGGACGGTCGACGTTCGAGGAGAACCTGCCGCGGAGGTGCACTCCGGCGAATCGGCCGGCCGGTCGCTCCGCGCGTTCTCCGACTGA
- a CDS encoding carboxypeptidase-like regulatory domain-containing protein, producing the protein MTEERTRRPTRFRGVVALALALFVAVASASAVASAAAPHRYSGTVTYSGGEGAPGMIVTATHDDSVVATAVTDARGRYALDVPPRAVDGNGSDVTISVGDRSRTVEWRAGGRTVVNFALRGGRTTETPDPTPTPDPTPTPEPTPNRTAAPNGTTTPNGTTAPTRTATPTPEATPDPTPTESSERTASGSTDATARTEGGSSGETTASPAGGETDGSDGSDVELRTPERRTVEESGPGFTAGGVALAALAVALVALRRR; encoded by the coding sequence ATGACCGAAGAACGCACGCGACGTCCGACGCGGTTCCGCGGGGTGGTCGCGCTGGCGCTGGCGCTGTTCGTCGCCGTCGCGTCCGCGTCCGCCGTCGCGTCGGCCGCAGCACCGCACCGCTACTCGGGCACCGTTACCTACTCCGGCGGCGAAGGCGCACCAGGCATGATCGTGACGGCGACGCACGACGACTCGGTCGTCGCCACCGCCGTCACGGACGCCCGCGGGCGGTACGCCCTCGACGTCCCGCCGCGGGCGGTCGACGGCAACGGGAGCGACGTCACCATCTCCGTCGGCGATCGCTCGCGGACCGTCGAGTGGCGGGCGGGCGGCCGGACGGTCGTGAACTTCGCGCTCCGAGGGGGACGGACGACGGAGACGCCGGACCCGACGCCCACCCCGGACCCGACTCCGACGCCCGAGCCGACGCCGAACCGGACCGCCGCACCGAACGGGACCACTACACCGAACGGGACTACCGCACCGACCCGGACCGCCACGCCGACGCCCGAAGCGACTCCCGACCCGACGCCAACCGAGTCGTCCGAGCGGACGGCGTCGGGGAGCACCGACGCGACGGCGCGGACGGAGGGCGGGTCGTCGGGCGAGACGACCGCATCGCCCGCGGGAGGGGAGACGGACGGGTCCGACGGGTCCGACGTCGAACTGCGGACGCCGGAGCGGCGGACCGTCGAGGAGAGCGGTCCCGGCTTCACGGCCGGCGGGGTCGCGCTGGCCGCGCTCGCCGTCGCGCTGGTCGCGCTCCGTCGACGCTGA
- a CDS encoding AI-2E family transporter: MSVAREAAERVRIQIDRAEAGWWLLALVVAGVLLLVGYRFVGTLVLGLFAYYAARPINRRLAARMGQTKAATVTLFVLVVPFLALLAGLVAAAIGQLQALDLLDLGTYAQFVEPYADLSALWNDPQQLFARAQELLREPIVKQGVDTAFGVVGTLGSVFLHTTLVLALVFYLLRDGDELAAWFRSEVAKPGTVLERYLESVDEGLSAAYYGQMLTVIVVMFVAAVVYVGLNLVAPPGLSIPQPVLLAVLTGLATFIPLIGRGIVYTAVVLLLVAQALRRGDLALLWFPALYYAVTFFGIDSLIRYFVRPYLSGRSLHTGLMLFAYLLGAAIFGWYGVFLAPLVLVGSVEFVRIVFPRLLAGDLGAEPIANDGTAPPGAAVERASPPPTRPDDEETPAPGD, encoded by the coding sequence ATGAGCGTAGCGCGCGAGGCGGCCGAACGCGTCCGCATCCAGATCGATCGGGCAGAGGCGGGGTGGTGGCTCCTGGCGCTCGTCGTGGCGGGGGTACTCCTCCTCGTGGGCTACCGGTTCGTGGGAACGCTCGTGCTGGGGCTGTTCGCCTACTACGCGGCGCGTCCGATCAACCGACGGCTGGCGGCGCGGATGGGCCAGACGAAGGCCGCGACGGTGACGCTGTTCGTCCTCGTGGTACCGTTTCTGGCGCTGCTCGCCGGACTGGTCGCCGCCGCGATCGGACAGCTCCAGGCGCTCGATCTCCTCGACCTCGGCACGTACGCCCAGTTCGTCGAACCGTACGCTGACCTCTCTGCGCTCTGGAACGATCCGCAACAGCTGTTCGCGCGGGCCCAGGAGCTACTGCGGGAGCCGATCGTCAAGCAGGGCGTCGACACCGCCTTCGGAGTCGTCGGGACGCTCGGGAGCGTCTTCCTGCACACGACGCTCGTGCTCGCGCTCGTCTTCTACCTCCTGCGCGACGGCGACGAACTGGCGGCCTGGTTCCGGAGCGAGGTGGCGAAGCCGGGGACGGTCCTGGAGCGCTACCTGGAGAGCGTGGACGAGGGGCTCTCGGCGGCGTACTACGGGCAGATGCTCACCGTCATCGTCGTGATGTTCGTCGCGGCGGTGGTCTACGTCGGCCTCAACCTCGTCGCGCCGCCCGGGCTGAGCATCCCCCAGCCGGTGCTGCTCGCCGTCCTGACGGGGCTGGCGACGTTCATTCCGCTGATCGGACGGGGCATCGTCTACACCGCCGTCGTGCTCCTGCTGGTCGCCCAGGCGCTCCGGCGGGGCGACCTCGCCCTGCTCTGGTTCCCCGCGCTGTACTACGCGGTGACGTTCTTCGGCATCGACTCGCTCATCCGGTACTTCGTCCGCCCGTACCTCTCGGGGCGGTCGCTACACACCGGCCTGATGCTGTTCGCGTACCTCCTGGGAGCCGCGATCTTCGGCTGGTACGGCGTCTTCCTCGCGCCGCTGGTGCTCGTCGGATCCGTCGAGTTCGTCCGGATCGTGTTCCCGCGCCTGCTCGCCGGCGACCTCGGCGCGGAACCGATCGCGAACGACGGCACCGCGCCGCCGGGCGCGGCCGTCGAGCGGGCCAGCCCCCCGCCGACCCGTCCGGACGACGAGGAGACGCCCGCGCCGGGCGACTGA
- a CDS encoding SulP family inorganic anion transporter: MATGVRTRLGRASVGELLPVTRWLPSYDRRWFDDDLLAGATVAAALLPESMAYATLANVPPEVGLYASLLAAVVYVFVGTSRQLIVGPTSALAVLVAAGVAPLAAGEPGRYVALVSLTALLVGVIALFARLFRLGFLVNFVSESVLLGFSAGAALYIASTQLGSLAGIEGGSGEFFERLWYVGAHLGAIHPPTLALGIGGVVLLALAERYAPYLPNALLLVSLSIVVTSAANLADRGVSVVGSIPSGLPTFGAPTADPATVEALLPLAAACFLLSYVEGIGVVETFAARHDDRSDPDQELVATGLANLASGLAGALPVGGSMTRSALNDGMGARTQLSGGIAALLLGVVLLFLTGAFSNLPNAVLAAIVVVAVGRLVDVRGIRRVYRVNPTEFPVVVAGFLGVLLFGMLAGVLVGVLVSALIVLGHAAYPHTAVLGRVPGTDLFADHERHPEYDPIEGVLVYRAGAELFYANAKTVERDLLATVDAAKTPPDLVVLDLSSSPTLDLTAADALARLWRRLDRRGVAFRIAEADGPVRDVLRAHGAGERLGPLGPNRTVAAVVDDWRRDR; encoded by the coding sequence GTGGCGACAGGGGTCAGAACCCGTCTCGGCCGCGCCTCCGTCGGGGAACTGCTGCCCGTGACGCGGTGGCTCCCGTCGTACGACCGACGGTGGTTCGACGACGACCTCCTCGCCGGGGCGACGGTGGCGGCGGCGCTGCTGCCGGAGAGCATGGCCTACGCGACGCTGGCGAACGTACCGCCCGAGGTCGGGCTGTACGCGAGCCTCCTCGCGGCGGTCGTCTACGTGTTCGTCGGCACCTCGCGTCAGTTGATCGTCGGCCCGACCTCGGCGCTCGCCGTCCTCGTCGCGGCGGGTGTCGCGCCGCTTGCGGCCGGGGAGCCGGGTCGGTACGTCGCGCTGGTGTCGCTGACCGCCCTCCTCGTCGGCGTCATCGCGCTCTTCGCGAGGCTGTTTCGCCTCGGGTTCCTCGTGAACTTCGTCTCCGAGTCGGTCCTCCTCGGGTTCTCGGCGGGGGCGGCGCTCTACATCGCCTCGACGCAACTCGGTTCGCTCGCGGGCATCGAGGGGGGAAGCGGCGAGTTCTTCGAACGACTCTGGTACGTCGGCGCGCACCTCGGCGCGATCCACCCCCCGACGCTCGCGCTCGGGATCGGGGGCGTCGTCCTGCTGGCGCTCGCAGAGCGGTACGCCCCGTACCTCCCCAACGCACTCCTGCTCGTCTCGCTGTCGATCGTCGTGACCTCGGCGGCGAACCTCGCCGACCGCGGCGTGTCGGTCGTCGGCTCGATCCCGTCCGGCCTTCCGACGTTCGGCGCGCCGACGGCGGATCCCGCGACCGTCGAGGCGCTCCTCCCGCTCGCGGCGGCGTGCTTCCTCCTCTCGTACGTCGAGGGGATCGGCGTCGTCGAGACGTTCGCCGCGCGCCACGACGATCGGAGCGACCCGGACCAGGAGCTGGTGGCAACCGGCCTCGCGAACCTCGCCTCGGGACTCGCCGGCGCGCTCCCCGTCGGCGGGAGCATGACCCGCTCGGCGCTGAACGACGGCATGGGTGCGCGGACGCAACTCTCCGGCGGCATCGCCGCCCTCCTGCTCGGGGTCGTACTGCTGTTCCTGACGGGGGCGTTCTCGAACCTGCCGAACGCCGTCCTCGCGGCGATCGTCGTCGTCGCCGTCGGCCGCCTCGTCGACGTTCGGGGAATCCGGCGCGTCTACCGCGTCAACCCGACCGAGTTCCCCGTCGTCGTCGCGGGCTTTCTCGGCGTCCTCCTCTTCGGGATGCTCGCGGGCGTGCTCGTCGGCGTCCTCGTCTCGGCGCTGATCGTCCTCGGCCACGCCGCCTATCCGCACACCGCCGTTCTGGGCCGCGTTCCCGGCACCGACCTGTTCGCCGACCACGAACGCCACCCGGAGTACGACCCGATCGAGGGCGTGCTCGTCTATCGCGCCGGCGCGGAGCTGTTCTACGCTAACGCGAAGACCGTCGAACGCGATCTGCTCGCGACCGTGGACGCCGCGAAGACGCCGCCCGACCTCGTCGTGCTGGACCTCTCGTCGTCGCCGACGCTCGACCTGACCGCGGCGGACGCCCTCGCTCGGCTGTGGCGTCGACTCGACCGTCGCGGCGTCGCGTTCCGGATCGCCGAGGCGGACGGACCCGTCCGGGACGTGCTTCGCGCCCACGGCGCGGGCGAGCGCCTCGGCCCGCTCGGACCGAACCGGACCGTCGCGGCGGTCGTGGACGACTGGCGACGCGACCGCTAA
- a CDS encoding metallophosphoesterase family protein: MESQSTYASQRDRLLGRFARPTADGVTLAVVSDVHVSSEETGTWKVFHRTEARLATAIADANRLGLDGVVFAGDLTKDGSPAEFAAVDALLDELAVPYVAVPGNHDVPKSFDPHETPPLEEFVASYTPGSLPFRTRFGDVDVIGLDSAAAPDGSLEDTHGGRVGDEGIEWLDATVDPDRPTVVVFHHPVFRVREHVPTFSDSEHLQLADADAVNAALARNEVDLVVSGHVHWPAAARVDGVSHLTTPAGCSFPQAYLLLDVSPEGTAVTMVPLADEDGTREAAEHAARDGARDGTLVENADRGYFDAFPLVDEVSVPPSPTATEPRTGRSLGR; the protein is encoded by the coding sequence GTGGAATCGCAATCGACGTACGCCTCGCAGCGCGACCGGCTCCTCGGTCGGTTCGCGCGACCGACCGCAGACGGGGTAACGCTCGCAGTCGTGTCCGACGTCCACGTCTCCTCGGAGGAGACGGGCACCTGGAAGGTGTTCCACCGGACGGAGGCGCGACTCGCCACGGCGATCGCGGACGCGAACCGCCTCGGCCTCGACGGCGTCGTCTTCGCCGGCGACCTCACCAAGGACGGGTCGCCGGCGGAGTTCGCCGCCGTCGACGCCCTGCTCGACGAACTGGCCGTTCCGTACGTCGCCGTCCCCGGCAATCACGACGTCCCGAAGTCGTTCGATCCCCACGAGACGCCCCCGCTCGAGGAGTTCGTCGCGTCGTACACGCCGGGGTCGCTCCCCTTCCGGACGCGCTTCGGCGACGTGGACGTGATCGGTCTCGACAGCGCCGCCGCCCCCGACGGATCCCTGGAGGACACCCACGGCGGGCGCGTCGGCGACGAGGGGATCGAGTGGCTCGACGCGACGGTCGACCCCGACCGTCCCACCGTCGTCGTCTTCCACCACCCGGTCTTTCGAGTCCGCGAACACGTCCCGACGTTCTCCGACTCCGAACACCTGCAACTGGCCGACGCCGACGCGGTCAACGCGGCGCTCGCCCGCAACGAGGTCGACCTGGTCGTCTCGGGGCACGTCCACTGGCCCGCCGCGGCGCGGGTCGACGGCGTCTCGCACCTCACCACCCCCGCGGGCTGTTCGTTCCCGCAGGCCTACCTCCTGCTCGACGTCTCGCCCGAGGGCACCGCCGTCACGATGGTGCCGCTCGCCGACGAGGACGGGACCCGGGAGGCGGCCGAGCACGCCGCGCGCGACGGCGCGCGCGACGGGACGCTCGTCGAGAACGCCGACCGCGGCTACTTCGACGCGTTCCCCCTCGTCGACGAGGTGAGCGTCCCTCCCTCTCCGACCGCCACCGAGCCCCGGACCGGACGCTCCCTCGGTCGCTGA
- a CDS encoding helix-turn-helix domain-containing protein: MIDITLDMEQYDCPFIDASDECAASFSASQWEFDRRTDCLETRMIAEGADRDALDNALGVLRTHPHLHEYELLSRRGAAAHIRTTIDETAAMHTIRESGGYVTGPFHIENGSELWHVGFDREDGANGTLSRLERDNEFDVVSRRSVELADLRGFVRNAPAAMTLIQGCRDLSPTERRTLEVAVNEGYFESPRGATLGTLAERFDVSKPAVSKTLRRGQSKTISRITEALEALE; this comes from the coding sequence ATGATCGACATCACCCTCGACATGGAGCAGTACGACTGCCCGTTCATCGACGCGAGCGACGAGTGTGCGGCGTCCTTCTCCGCGTCGCAGTGGGAGTTCGACCGCCGGACGGACTGCCTCGAGACGCGGATGATCGCCGAGGGAGCGGACAGGGACGCGCTCGACAACGCCCTCGGGGTCCTGCGGACGCACCCGCACCTCCACGAGTACGAGTTGCTCTCGCGGCGCGGCGCGGCCGCGCACATCCGCACGACCATCGACGAGACGGCGGCGATGCACACCATCCGCGAGTCGGGGGGCTACGTTACGGGGCCGTTCCACATCGAGAACGGGAGCGAACTCTGGCACGTCGGGTTCGACCGCGAGGACGGCGCGAACGGGACGCTCTCCCGGTTGGAGCGGGACAACGAGTTCGACGTCGTCTCGCGACGGAGCGTCGAACTGGCCGACCTTCGGGGGTTCGTTCGGAACGCGCCCGCGGCGATGACGCTGATCCAGGGCTGTCGCGACCTCTCACCGACCGAGCGCCGGACGCTCGAGGTCGCCGTGAACGAGGGCTACTTCGAGAGCCCCCGCGGCGCGACCCTCGGAACGCTCGCCGAGCGCTTCGATGTCTCGAAGCCCGCCGTCTCGAAGACGCTGCGCCGCGGGCAGTCGAAGACCATCTCGCGCATCACGGAGGCGCTCGAGGCCCTCGAGTGA
- the tuf gene encoding translation elongation factor EF-1 subunit alpha, which produces MSDKPHQNLAIIGHVDHGKSTLVGRLLFETGNVPEHVIEQYREEAQEKGKGGFEFAYVMDNLAEERERGVTIDIAHQRFDTDEYYFTIVDTPGHRDFVKNMITGASQADHAVLVVAADDGVQPQTQEHVFLARTLGIDRLIVAVNKMDLVDYDEDRYRAVVEDVKKLLGQVRFETDDASFIPCSAFEGDNVAERTGSMSWYDGPIILEALNNLPEPQPPTDAPLRLPIQDVYTISGIGTVPVGRVETGVLETGASVSFQPSDVSGEVKTIEMHHEEVPRAEPGDNVGFNVRGIGKNDIRRGDVCGPAEDPPKVAETFKAQLVVMQHPSVITAGYTPVVHAHTAQVACTFESLDQKLDPASGEVAEENPDFLKSGDAAIVTLRPQKPLSIEPSSEIPELGSFAVRDMGQTIAAGKVLEVNER; this is translated from the coding sequence ATGAGCGACAAGCCACACCAGAACCTCGCCATCATCGGGCACGTCGACCACGGGAAGAGCACGCTCGTCGGTCGGCTGCTCTTCGAGACGGGGAACGTACCCGAGCACGTCATCGAGCAGTACCGCGAGGAGGCCCAGGAGAAGGGGAAAGGCGGTTTCGAGTTCGCCTACGTGATGGACAACCTCGCGGAGGAGCGCGAGCGCGGCGTCACCATCGACATCGCCCACCAGCGCTTCGACACGGACGAGTACTACTTCACGATCGTGGACACGCCCGGCCACCGCGACTTCGTGAAGAACATGATCACGGGCGCGAGCCAGGCGGATCACGCGGTGCTCGTGGTGGCGGCCGACGACGGCGTCCAGCCACAGACCCAGGAGCACGTCTTCCTGGCGCGCACGCTCGGCATCGACCGCCTCATCGTCGCGGTCAACAAGATGGACCTCGTCGACTACGACGAGGATCGCTACCGGGCCGTGGTCGAGGACGTGAAGAAGCTCCTCGGGCAGGTCCGCTTCGAGACCGACGACGCGAGCTTCATCCCCTGCTCGGCGTTCGAGGGCGACAACGTCGCCGAGCGCACGGGCAGCATGTCGTGGTACGACGGACCGATCATCCTGGAGGCGTTGAACAACCTGCCCGAACCGCAGCCGCCGACGGACGCGCCGCTACGGCTGCCGATCCAGGACGTCTACACCATCTCCGGCATCGGGACCGTCCCGGTGGGACGGGTCGAGACGGGCGTCCTCGAGACGGGCGCGAGCGTCTCGTTCCAGCCCTCGGACGTGAGCGGCGAGGTCAAGACCATCGAGATGCACCACGAGGAGGTGCCGCGCGCGGAACCGGGCGACAACGTCGGGTTCAACGTCCGCGGCATCGGGAAGAACGACATCCGCCGCGGGGACGTGTGCGGTCCGGCGGAGGATCCGCCGAAGGTCGCAGAGACCTTCAAGGCGCAACTGGTCGTGATGCAGCACCCCTCGGTCATCACGGCGGGCTACACGCCGGTCGTGCACGCCCACACCGCGCAGGTCGCCTGCACGTTCGAATCGCTCGATCAGAAGCTCGACCCGGCGAGCGGCGAGGTCGCAGAGGAGAACCCCGACTTCCTCAAGAGCGGCGACGCGGCCATCGTCACGCTGCGCCCGCAGAAGCCGCTGAGCATCGAGCCATCCTCGGAGATCCCGGAACTCGGGAGCTTCGCGGTGCGCGACATGGGCCAGACCATCGCCGCCGGCAAGGTGCTGGAAGTCAACGAACGGTAG
- a CDS encoding CAP domain-containing protein, which yields MRRRTFLAALAGGASSLAGCADLDVPPGGPSLPELPRASGDDDRSPRVPRPTPTAGIDPVALERRVHDEANAARTARDLGALAFDVDLRRIARYHSADMAEREYFAHTSPDGETVADRYDRFDYECRVPTDAFEYATAGENLFYVRFSAATLDEAEIARRAVEGWLDSPPHRRNLLAEFWRREGIGVAVDGGLPATVYVTQNFC from the coding sequence ATGCGACGCCGGACCTTCCTCGCCGCGCTCGCCGGCGGCGCGTCGTCGCTCGCGGGTTGCGCCGACCTCGACGTTCCTCCCGGCGGTCCCTCGCTCCCCGAACTCCCGAGGGCGTCGGGGGACGACGACCGGTCCCCTCGCGTCCCGCGACCGACGCCGACGGCGGGCATCGACCCGGTCGCGCTCGAACGGCGCGTCCACGACGAGGCGAACGCCGCGCGCACCGCGCGCGACCTCGGGGCGCTCGCCTTCGACGTCGACCTGCGACGCATCGCGCGCTACCACAGCGCCGACATGGCCGAGCGGGAGTACTTCGCTCACACGTCGCCCGACGGCGAGACCGTCGCGGACCGGTACGACCGCTTCGACTACGAGTGTCGCGTCCCGACGGACGCGTTCGAGTACGCGACGGCCGGGGAGAACCTGTTCTACGTCCGGTTCTCGGCCGCGACGCTCGACGAGGCGGAGATCGCCCGGCGCGCGGTCGAGGGGTGGCTCGACTCGCCGCCCCACCGGCGCAACCTGCTCGCCGAGTTCTGGCGGCGCGAGGGCATCGGCGTCGCCGTCGACGGCGGCCTCCCGGCGACGGTGTACGTCACCCAGAACTTCTGTTAG
- a CDS encoding M24 family metallopeptidase, which yields MTPFERRARACQERLDARDAAAVVLFPSRNLYYLTGFSETPGERHLLFVLPRSGDPVFLVPELYGEQVREGTWVADVRTWADDDDPLVHLERVVADCDLPGGRVLLDDTMWARFTQDLRRVLPDASFGLASEALAPLRIRKDEAEVDALRRAGATADRVVEEVRALGPDAVGLTEAELAREIERRLADAGGEGVSFEPLVGSGPNGAKPHHAHSDRTIEAGDPVVLDFGTLVAEYPSDQTRTVVFDGEPPERFVEVHDVVREAQEAAVRTVAPGVTAGAVDAAARGVIEDAGYGERFVHRTGHGVGLDVHEEPYLVAGNERELEPGMVVSVEPGIYLPGEFGVRIEDLVLVTDDGAERLNDADRGWRCPAPSA from the coding sequence ATGACGCCGTTCGAACGTCGAGCGCGGGCCTGCCAGGAGCGACTCGACGCGCGCGACGCGGCTGCAGTCGTGCTGTTTCCGAGTCGCAACCTCTACTACCTCACCGGCTTCAGCGAGACGCCCGGCGAGCGCCACCTCCTGTTCGTCCTCCCGCGGTCGGGCGACCCCGTCTTCCTCGTCCCGGAACTCTACGGCGAGCAGGTCCGAGAGGGGACGTGGGTCGCGGACGTCCGGACGTGGGCGGACGACGACGACCCGCTCGTACACCTGGAGCGGGTCGTTGCGGACTGCGACCTCCCCGGCGGCCGCGTCCTCCTCGACGACACGATGTGGGCGCGGTTCACCCAGGACCTCCGGCGCGTCCTCCCCGACGCGTCGTTCGGGCTGGCGAGCGAGGCGCTCGCACCCCTCCGAATACGAAAGGACGAGGCGGAGGTGGACGCCCTCCGCCGCGCGGGGGCGACCGCCGACCGGGTGGTCGAGGAGGTGCGCGCGCTCGGCCCGGACGCCGTCGGGCTGACGGAGGCGGAACTCGCGCGGGAGATCGAGCGCCGCCTCGCGGACGCGGGGGGCGAGGGCGTCTCGTTCGAACCGCTCGTCGGCAGCGGTCCGAACGGGGCGAAGCCCCACCACGCCCACTCCGATCGTACCATCGAGGCGGGCGACCCCGTCGTGCTCGACTTCGGGACGCTGGTGGCGGAGTACCCGAGCGACCAGACCCGCACCGTCGTCTTCGACGGCGAGCCGCCGGAGCGGTTCGTCGAGGTACACGACGTCGTCCGCGAGGCGCAGGAGGCCGCAGTGCGAACCGTCGCGCCGGGCGTGACGGCGGGGGCGGTGGACGCGGCCGCCCGCGGGGTCATCGAGGACGCCGGCTACGGGGAGCGCTTCGTCCACCGGACGGGCCACGGCGTCGGCCTCGACGTGCACGAGGAGCCGTACCTCGTCGCCGGGAACGAGCGCGAACTGGAGCCGGGGATGGTCGTGAGCGTCGAGCCCGGGATCTACCTCCCCGGCGAGTTCGGCGTCCGAATCGAGGACCTGGTGCTCGTCACCGACGACGGCGCGGAGCGGCTGAACGACGCGGACCGCGGGTGGCGCTGTCCCGCCCCGAGCGCCTGA
- a CDS encoding P-loop NTPase, which translates to MVEAFAVASGKGGTGKTTSTLALGMALAEEYDVTVVDADTGMANLLFHTGLDDADATLHDVLLGAAPVERATYDRFGMRVVPCGTSLAAFREADPTRLREVVAELADDADVLLLDSPAALGSKSAVLPVVLADRIVVVLQPTIPSLSDALKVQEYARSYGTGTAGVLFNRVRDDGAIDRIAAEVERYFDGPTLGTVPESDAAGAARRAGEPLLAHAPDAPASRAFREAAGALDVRVGDADDVAARFRSAVIPDTP; encoded by the coding sequence ATGGTCGAGGCGTTCGCGGTCGCCAGCGGCAAGGGCGGCACGGGGAAGACGACGAGCACGCTCGCGCTCGGCATGGCGCTCGCCGAGGAGTATGACGTGACGGTCGTCGACGCCGACACGGGGATGGCGAACCTGCTCTTTCACACCGGTCTCGACGACGCGGACGCGACGCTCCACGACGTGCTGCTCGGGGCCGCGCCGGTCGAGCGCGCGACGTACGACCGCTTCGGGATGCGCGTCGTCCCCTGCGGGACGAGCCTCGCGGCCTTCCGGGAGGCCGACCCGACCCGCCTGCGCGAGGTCGTCGCGGAGCTGGCGGACGACGCGGACGTCCTCCTGCTCGACTCGCCCGCCGCGCTGGGGAGCAAGAGCGCGGTGCTGCCCGTGGTGCTCGCCGATCGGATCGTCGTCGTCCTCCAGCCGACCATCCCCTCGCTGTCGGACGCGCTGAAGGTCCAGGAGTACGCCCGCTCCTACGGCACGGGGACGGCGGGCGTGCTGTTCAACCGCGTGCGCGACGACGGCGCGATCGACCGGATCGCGGCCGAGGTCGAGCGCTACTTCGACGGGCCGACGCTGGGGACCGTCCCCGAGAGCGACGCGGCGGGGGCGGCCAGGCGTGCGGGGGAGCCCCTCCTCGCGCACGCCCCGGACGCCCCGGCGTCCCGCGCGTTCCGCGAGGCGGCCGGGGCGCTCGACGTGCGGGTCGGCGACGCCGACGACGTGGCCGCCCGCTTCCGCAGCGCGGTGATCCCCGACACGCCATGA
- a CDS encoding YHS domain-containing protein — protein sequence MPECAVCGKTLEEQLMEEKIERDGGTYYVCCPNCQDDFEESPEQYA from the coding sequence ATGCCCGAATGCGCCGTCTGCGGCAAGACGCTCGAGGAACAGCTCATGGAGGAGAAGATCGAACGCGACGGGGGGACGTACTACGTCTGCTGTCCGAACTGTCAGGACGACTTCGAGGAGAGCCCCGAACAGTACGCCTGA
- a CDS encoding helix-turn-helix domain-containing protein, which yields MATIASVRVPTEELALHDCLATIPGLTLECKPLVLCDYAELSLFHAIAGDRGELETALEGDLSVDRWSFLTSFEGGWLYDFDWAPHVDAAFRSLTRGGGSLTSATATGGEWHLRLVFPRREAFSKAFERCSRYGPSMEIEHVRTLNDEGKGGRDLTPSPYRVDDLTEEQREALRAACELGYFDVPRRISLSDLADELDVSHQALSERLRRGHEVLVREVLFFDESGVA from the coding sequence ATGGCGACCATCGCCAGTGTCCGCGTCCCGACGGAGGAGCTGGCATTGCACGATTGTCTCGCGACGATCCCGGGTCTCACGCTGGAGTGCAAGCCGCTCGTTCTGTGCGACTACGCCGAACTGTCACTGTTCCACGCCATCGCGGGCGACCGCGGGGAACTCGAGACCGCGCTCGAGGGCGACCTGAGCGTCGATCGCTGGTCGTTCCTCACGTCCTTCGAGGGCGGGTGGCTCTACGATTTCGACTGGGCACCGCACGTCGACGCCGCGTTCAGATCGCTCACCCGCGGCGGCGGCTCCCTCACGAGCGCCACGGCGACGGGCGGGGAGTGGCACCTCCGACTCGTGTTCCCGCGACGGGAGGCGTTCTCGAAGGCGTTCGAACGCTGCTCGCGGTACGGTCCCTCGATGGAGATCGAGCACGTCCGCACGCTGAACGACGAGGGCAAGGGCGGGCGCGACCTCACGCCGTCGCCCTACCGCGTCGACGACCTGACCGAGGAGCAGCGCGAGGCGCTCCGCGCGGCCTGCGAACTCGGCTACTTCGACGTCCCCCGGCGGATCAGCCTCTCCGACCTCGCGGACGAACTCGACGTCTCCCACCAGGCGCTCTCCGAGCGGCTACGACGGGGACACGAGGTCCTCGTCCGCGAGGTCCTGTTCTTCGACGAGTCGGGCGTCGCGTAG